The Mycolicibacterium smegmatis genome has a window encoding:
- the pqqB gene encoding pyrroloquinoline quinone biosynthesis protein PqqB, with amino-acid sequence MWVRVLGSAAGGGFPQWNCGCPQCRAVRTGARPCVARSQSSIAVSADRKQWFLFNASPDIQSQIEAFPDLHPDEGRVVRLQAVLLTDAELDHTLGLLLMREGRGLEVHATESVHETLTTGTGVLRTLEAYCPVKWQPVVPGVEVPLDDGSHGLSYRAFDVPTDKSMRFPGAATHGRVVGYRLTDAGSGRSLVYLPCVQRLTPEVLEELADCSGLLIDGTCWRDDEMPRLGLAGKTSREMGHVPIAGAGGSLELLASLPIDRKVYIHINNTNPVLLEDSPERRILDRHGIEVAADGLELEI; translated from the coding sequence GTGTGGGTGAGGGTGCTCGGATCGGCAGCGGGCGGCGGGTTTCCGCAGTGGAACTGCGGGTGTCCCCAGTGCCGTGCGGTGCGGACCGGCGCACGACCCTGCGTGGCACGCTCACAGTCGTCGATCGCGGTGAGTGCTGATCGGAAACAGTGGTTTTTGTTCAACGCCTCGCCGGACATCCAATCCCAGATCGAGGCTTTCCCGGATCTGCACCCCGACGAAGGCAGAGTGGTCCGGCTTCAGGCTGTGCTGCTCACCGACGCCGAACTCGACCACACCCTCGGACTGCTGCTGATGCGGGAAGGGCGTGGTCTCGAAGTCCACGCGACCGAGTCGGTGCACGAAACCCTCACCACAGGGACCGGGGTACTCAGGACACTGGAGGCGTACTGCCCGGTCAAGTGGCAGCCGGTGGTGCCCGGGGTCGAGGTCCCGCTCGACGACGGATCACACGGGTTGTCGTACCGCGCGTTCGACGTACCCACCGACAAGTCCATGCGATTCCCGGGAGCCGCGACACATGGCCGGGTGGTGGGCTACCGACTCACCGACGCAGGTAGTGGCCGCAGCCTGGTGTACCTGCCGTGCGTGCAACGGCTGACCCCGGAGGTCCTCGAGGAACTGGCCGACTGCTCGGGCCTGCTGATCGACGGCACCTGCTGGCGCGACGACGAGATGCCCCGGCTCGGCCTGGCAGGCAAGACATCACGCGAGATGGGACATGTCCCGATCGCCGGTGCCGGCGGCAGCCTCGAGCTGCTGGCATCGCTGCCGATCGACCGCAAGGTCTACATCCACATCAACAACACCAACCCCGTCCTGCTCGAGGACTCCCCGGAGCGGCGGATTCTCGACCGCCACGGCATCGAGGTCGCCGCTGACGGGCTCGAGCTGGAGATCTGA
- the pqqA gene encoding pyrroloquinoline quinone precursor peptide PqqA: MEKKSAGALQKWERPTFAEIRVSAEVTAYVAVLDGDD; the protein is encoded by the coding sequence ATGGAGAAGAAGTCCGCAGGCGCCCTGCAGAAGTGGGAGCGTCCCACGTTCGCCGAGATCCGGGTTTCCGCCGAGGTGACCGCATACGTGGCCGTCCTGGACGGCGACGACTAG
- a CDS encoding PQQ-dependent methanol/ethanol family dehydrogenase: MTVEYVDAGEAINQSALSPIPGTAPAVTTDVDYNRLLNARAESHNWLTYYGAYDGKRYSLLDQINTENVKRIGPAWVFQAGASGHMAGASTYAFEACPLVVDGVMYVTGWDGWFWALDAKTGQQLWRYKHAVPFDVSLCCGNVNRGCAVADGKVFFVTPNAHLLALDASNGEMVWEKTIGDVRAGESASLAPLVVKNTLITGSAGGEFGVRGHIDCWDLKTGEHLWRTYTVPKPGEPGSETWPADGEAWQRGGANHWVTGTYDPELNLYYAGTGNPAPDFDGAVREGDNLYTDSVVALDVDTGEIKWHYQFTPHDLWDYDSTMEMTLFERDGKKLLGHFDKNGYFFVLDRTNGELQHVTPFVDRIDWGVITRDGKVTPRKYPDKEGEPVHFYPGPAGAKEWTHAAYSPKTDMFYVPVADVGATATRRRREFREGIPYWGAAVQVDIDDMAGSVSAFDSHGEEKWRWRLDYPMAASVLATAGDLVFAGTPTGEFAALDANTGEKLWEFNCGSGHHGSCSTYSVDGKQYVVVPVGWGGWLEGILPGMLGAGHGSALIAFTLPD; this comes from the coding sequence ATGACCGTTGAATACGTCGACGCCGGCGAAGCGATCAATCAGTCGGCGCTGAGCCCCATTCCGGGAACCGCGCCCGCGGTGACAACCGATGTCGACTACAACCGCCTCCTCAATGCGCGGGCGGAGTCGCACAACTGGCTCACCTATTACGGGGCCTATGACGGCAAGCGGTACAGCCTCCTTGACCAGATCAACACCGAGAACGTCAAGCGCATCGGTCCGGCGTGGGTGTTCCAGGCAGGGGCCTCCGGGCACATGGCGGGGGCGTCGACCTATGCGTTCGAGGCGTGCCCGCTGGTCGTGGACGGCGTCATGTACGTCACCGGGTGGGACGGCTGGTTCTGGGCGCTGGACGCGAAAACGGGCCAGCAGCTCTGGCGCTACAAGCACGCAGTGCCCTTCGACGTGTCGCTGTGCTGCGGGAACGTCAACCGTGGCTGCGCGGTGGCCGACGGCAAGGTCTTCTTCGTGACACCCAACGCCCACCTGCTCGCGCTGGACGCCAGCAACGGAGAGATGGTCTGGGAGAAGACGATCGGCGACGTACGGGCCGGTGAGAGCGCCTCCCTGGCTCCGCTGGTGGTCAAGAACACGCTGATCACCGGCAGCGCCGGTGGCGAGTTCGGCGTGCGTGGACACATCGACTGCTGGGACCTCAAGACCGGCGAGCACCTGTGGCGCACCTACACCGTTCCCAAGCCGGGGGAGCCGGGCTCGGAGACCTGGCCTGCCGACGGCGAGGCCTGGCAGCGTGGTGGTGCCAACCACTGGGTGACCGGGACGTACGACCCCGAGCTGAACCTGTACTACGCCGGCACCGGTAACCCGGCGCCCGACTTCGACGGTGCAGTGCGCGAGGGCGACAACCTCTACACCGACTCCGTCGTCGCGCTCGACGTCGACACCGGAGAAATCAAGTGGCACTACCAGTTCACCCCGCACGACCTGTGGGACTACGACTCCACGATGGAGATGACGCTCTTCGAGCGGGACGGCAAGAAGCTGCTCGGCCACTTCGACAAGAACGGCTACTTCTTCGTGCTGGACCGCACCAACGGGGAACTGCAGCACGTCACCCCGTTCGTGGATCGGATCGACTGGGGTGTCATCACCCGCGACGGCAAGGTGACGCCGCGCAAGTATCCCGACAAGGAGGGTGAGCCCGTCCACTTCTACCCGGGACCGGCCGGGGCGAAGGAATGGACGCACGCGGCGTACAGCCCGAAGACGGACATGTTCTACGTTCCCGTCGCCGACGTGGGCGCCACGGCCACCCGCCGTCGACGCGAGTTCCGGGAGGGTATCCCGTACTGGGGTGCTGCCGTTCAGGTGGACATCGACGACATGGCGGGCTCGGTGAGCGCGTTCGACTCCCACGGTGAGGAGAAGTGGCGCTGGCGTCTCGACTACCCGATGGCCGCATCGGTTCTCGCCACCGCGGGAGACCTGGTGTTCGCAGGCACCCCGACCGGCGAGTTCGCCGCACTGGATGCCAACACCGGCGAGAAGTTGTGGGAATTCAACTGTGGCAGTGGGCATCACGGAAGTTGTTCGACCTACAGTGTCGACGGCAAGCAGTACGTCGTCGTACCGGTCGGCTGGGGCGGCTGGCTCGAGGGCATCCTCCCCGGGATGCTCGGCGCGGGCCACGGCAGCGCGTTGATCGCCTTCACACTGCCCGACTGA
- a CDS encoding MSMEG_3727 family PQQ-associated protein, with the protein MTVTDQPDQRSDLLRELGLDKQNHAALGRVLGTGSIATATERADGTMEATIRIKEDEIAWDPAILVMPHGGFIELTVINDDKNTHAALFPSNGDRKFLWLLNHSKGKAVLHLDGPGYYWYSSPGGNDEGRGLTAAIVVLGEVPPEARLDRPDQPRP; encoded by the coding sequence ATGACGGTCACAGATCAGCCAGATCAGCGATCCGACCTACTGCGCGAACTCGGCTTGGACAAGCAGAATCACGCAGCGCTCGGCCGGGTCCTGGGCACTGGTTCCATCGCCACCGCGACCGAACGGGCCGATGGCACGATGGAGGCGACGATCCGGATCAAAGAGGACGAGATCGCCTGGGATCCGGCGATTCTGGTGATGCCGCACGGCGGTTTCATCGAGCTGACGGTCATCAACGACGACAAGAACACACACGCGGCGCTGTTCCCGAGCAACGGGGACAGGAAGTTCCTCTGGCTCCTCAACCACTCGAAGGGCAAGGCGGTCCTGCACCTCGACGGCCCGGGTTACTACTGGTACAGCTCGCCGGGCGGCAACGACGAAGGCCGGGGTCTGACCGCCGCGATCGTCGTTCTCGGCGAAGTGCCACCGGAGGCCCGTCTCGACCGTCCCGATCAGCCGCGACCCTAG
- the katG gene encoding catalase/peroxidase HPI, which yields MPESPDAYVNRTYDQTVAVRRSLKRRNSPAASEDGLGWPRRLNLRILAQPCRTSSPLGEDFDYAKEFLSLDLDELARDVDEVLTTSQDWWPADFGHYGPLVLRMAWHFAGTYRIGDGRGGAGAGMLRFAPLNSFPDNRNLDKARRLLWPVKKKYGRKISWSDLMIFAGNRALESMGCRTFGFAGGREDAWEADETYWGPESTWLADERHSGVRDLDQPLAASEMGLIYVDPQGPATLPDPLASARDIRETFRRMGMNDEETVALIAGGHTFGKSHGPTDPSRCLGPEPEGAPLEALGLGWVNSFGTGNGADTVTSGLDGIWTATPTKWDMSFLTTLFAYEWDVALSPAGMWQWVPRNGAGAGTVPDPYDPSRTHAPTMLTTDLALQEDPRYRVIALRFLENPDEFADTFARAWFKLTHIDMGPIQRYLGPLVPTERMIWQDPVPHVDHELADADDVAALKREILGSGLSVSQLVTTAWASASTFRNSDKRGGANGARIRLEPQRSWAVNEPEKLAIVLDRLERIRRRFNDSHRGGKQISAADLIMLGGCAAVEHAAAEAGHPIEVPCRLGRTDAPQEWTDIEWFSALEPTADAFRNYVGEGNRPPPEHLLVDRASQLTLTAPQMTVLLGGLRVLGANHGGSPLGVFTASPGALSNDFFVNLLDVNIEWTPRADTADWTAAYEGRDRRTGEVTWIASRVDLSFASDPVLRAISEVYASADAEEKFVRDFVSAWDKVMNLDLFDRT from the coding sequence ATGCCCGAGAGCCCAGACGCCTATGTCAACAGGACCTATGACCAGACGGTGGCGGTGCGACGATCGCTGAAGCGTCGAAATTCGCCTGCGGCAAGCGAAGATGGCCTCGGATGGCCACGTCGGCTCAACCTGAGAATTCTGGCTCAGCCCTGCCGCACGAGCAGCCCGTTGGGCGAGGACTTCGACTATGCAAAGGAGTTCCTGTCGCTGGATCTCGACGAGTTGGCCCGCGACGTCGACGAGGTGCTGACAACCTCGCAGGATTGGTGGCCCGCCGATTTCGGCCACTACGGACCGCTCGTGCTGCGGATGGCCTGGCACTTCGCAGGTACGTACCGCATCGGGGACGGCCGGGGCGGCGCCGGCGCGGGCATGCTGCGTTTCGCGCCGCTCAACAGTTTCCCGGACAACCGCAACCTGGACAAGGCGCGCAGGCTGCTGTGGCCGGTGAAAAAGAAGTACGGGCGCAAGATTTCCTGGTCCGATCTGATGATCTTCGCCGGCAACCGGGCGCTGGAGTCGATGGGCTGCAGGACATTCGGATTCGCCGGTGGGCGAGAAGACGCGTGGGAAGCCGACGAGACGTACTGGGGTCCGGAGAGCACGTGGCTTGCCGACGAACGACACAGCGGCGTCCGGGATCTGGACCAACCGCTGGCGGCCTCCGAGATGGGGCTGATCTACGTCGACCCCCAGGGGCCGGCCACGTTGCCCGACCCGCTGGCATCCGCGCGCGACATCCGAGAGACGTTCCGCCGGATGGGGATGAACGATGAGGAGACCGTCGCACTGATCGCAGGCGGACACACGTTCGGCAAGTCGCACGGACCGACCGACCCGAGCCGCTGCCTCGGCCCCGAACCCGAAGGCGCACCGTTGGAGGCGCTGGGCCTGGGCTGGGTCAACAGCTTCGGCACCGGCAACGGAGCCGACACCGTCACCAGCGGGCTCGACGGGATCTGGACGGCCACACCGACGAAGTGGGACATGAGCTTCCTCACCACGTTGTTCGCCTACGAGTGGGATGTGGCGCTGAGTCCCGCCGGGATGTGGCAGTGGGTCCCGCGCAACGGTGCCGGGGCGGGCACGGTCCCCGACCCCTACGACCCGTCGAGAACCCATGCCCCGACGATGCTCACCACAGACCTTGCCTTGCAGGAAGATCCGCGGTACCGGGTGATCGCACTACGTTTCCTGGAGAACCCGGACGAGTTCGCGGACACTTTCGCACGGGCCTGGTTCAAGCTCACGCACATCGATATGGGCCCCATCCAGCGCTACCTCGGGCCACTCGTACCGACCGAACGAATGATCTGGCAGGACCCGGTGCCGCACGTCGATCACGAACTCGCGGACGCCGACGACGTCGCCGCACTCAAGCGTGAGATCCTCGGTTCGGGACTGTCGGTATCGCAACTCGTCACCACGGCGTGGGCCTCGGCTTCGACGTTCCGGAACAGTGACAAGCGCGGCGGCGCGAACGGCGCGCGAATCCGTCTCGAACCGCAGCGGAGCTGGGCGGTCAACGAGCCGGAGAAGCTGGCGATCGTCCTGGACCGACTGGAGCGGATTCGCCGACGGTTCAACGATTCCCATCGCGGGGGCAAACAGATCTCCGCTGCCGATCTGATCATGCTCGGCGGCTGCGCGGCGGTCGAACATGCCGCCGCCGAAGCCGGTCACCCCATCGAGGTCCCCTGCCGGCTGGGGCGTACGGACGCACCACAGGAGTGGACCGACATCGAGTGGTTCTCCGCACTCGAACCCACCGCGGACGCATTCCGCAACTACGTCGGCGAGGGCAACCGACCACCTCCGGAGCATCTGCTCGTCGACCGTGCGAGCCAGTTGACCCTGACTGCGCCGCAGATGACGGTACTGCTCGGCGGTTTGCGTGTGCTCGGCGCCAACCACGGCGGATCCCCGCTGGGTGTGTTCACCGCATCGCCGGGCGCGCTGAGCAACGACTTCTTCGTCAACCTGCTCGACGTGAACATCGAGTGGACACCGAGGGCGGACACCGCCGACTGGACGGCGGCATACGAGGGTCGCGACCGGCGCACCGGCGAGGTCACGTGGATCGCGAGCCGGGTCGACCTGTCCTTCGCGTCAGACCCCGTGCTACGCGCAATCTCCGAGGTGTACGCGAGCGCGGACGCTGAGGAGAAGTTCGTCCGTGACTTCGTCTCCGCGTGGGACAAGGTGATGAACCTGGACCTGTTCGACCGAACCTGA
- a CDS encoding DNA-binding protein has product MTSAQVESQPRSTTHTALYDAWERFVHGDDDVRGVRPEVAISWQRCRDQYRVDPFMSEAPVAVTEVEHSLEHDVVFAELGFCAAAMVHEVSKFGIVVIADATGRVLAEWGDKATLSVAAGSGLAPWFCWSESAVGTNGIGTALGTRNPLVITREEHWCEAFHDWTCAAVAVRDVVSKEPIASLNISSLRKDMPAAASTWLANAAAHTASKLRNCARDGGAELLAAYSHARARSSDALAAVDTAGKVVIADAVASVPLGVPSNTPAVDPAVRWNPTLPAFIDAIRFATKRASHNPDWTGTTQIFTHLADEPSPIGIRPVFRSGNLVGHLITFGVVDGEQVRQVETGLYAVEQPRRVVGVRDNRMVLLRLPEVLFAEADGNEVWLSTDRGKLRAASSGLDKLDEELTHAGFLRVHRRHIVNLNRIREVERRDKGELVLVMDDPENTMVPVSRRNVRAVRSALCI; this is encoded by the coding sequence ATGACAAGTGCACAGGTCGAATCGCAACCTCGCTCCACGACCCACACTGCGCTGTACGACGCGTGGGAACGGTTCGTGCACGGGGACGATGACGTCCGCGGGGTGCGACCGGAGGTGGCGATCTCCTGGCAACGATGTCGGGATCAGTACCGCGTCGACCCGTTCATGTCCGAGGCGCCGGTGGCGGTCACCGAGGTCGAGCATTCACTCGAACACGACGTCGTGTTCGCCGAACTGGGTTTCTGTGCCGCAGCCATGGTCCACGAGGTGTCCAAATTCGGCATCGTGGTCATCGCCGATGCCACCGGCCGCGTCCTCGCCGAGTGGGGCGACAAGGCCACGCTTTCCGTCGCGGCAGGGTCAGGCCTCGCGCCGTGGTTCTGCTGGTCGGAGAGCGCAGTGGGCACCAATGGCATCGGTACCGCCCTCGGAACGCGAAACCCGCTGGTGATCACACGTGAAGAACACTGGTGCGAGGCCTTCCACGACTGGACCTGCGCAGCTGTCGCGGTGCGGGACGTGGTGAGCAAGGAACCCATCGCGAGCCTGAACATCTCGAGCCTGCGCAAAGACATGCCTGCCGCCGCGAGCACGTGGCTGGCCAACGCCGCCGCGCACACCGCGAGCAAACTGCGCAACTGTGCTCGCGACGGTGGCGCCGAACTGCTCGCGGCCTATAGCCATGCCCGGGCACGGTCGAGCGATGCCCTGGCCGCTGTCGACACTGCGGGCAAGGTGGTGATCGCCGACGCCGTGGCGAGCGTGCCACTCGGCGTCCCGAGCAACACCCCGGCGGTCGACCCGGCAGTGCGCTGGAATCCGACACTTCCGGCGTTCATCGATGCCATCCGGTTCGCGACCAAACGGGCCAGTCACAACCCCGACTGGACCGGCACCACACAGATTTTCACCCATCTCGCCGACGAACCGTCGCCCATCGGAATTCGCCCGGTCTTCCGCTCCGGAAATCTGGTCGGCCACCTGATCACCTTCGGCGTCGTCGACGGCGAGCAGGTACGGCAGGTCGAAACAGGCTTGTACGCCGTGGAACAACCCCGTCGAGTGGTCGGCGTCAGGGACAACCGGATGGTTCTTCTCCGGTTGCCGGAAGTCCTGTTCGCCGAAGCGGACGGCAATGAAGTGTGGCTCTCGACCGACCGGGGCAAGCTGCGGGCGGCCTCGTCAGGCCTCGACAAGCTCGACGAGGAGCTCACGCATGCCGGGTTCTTGCGGGTGCATCGACGACACATCGTGAACCTGAACAGGATTCGAGAGGTCGAGCGTCGGGACAAGGGCGAGCTGGTGCTGGTCATGGACGATCCCGAGAACACGATGGTTCCGGTGTCCAGGCGGAATGTACGCGCGGTGCGCAGCGCGCTCTGCATCTGA
- a CDS encoding membrane dipeptidase produces the protein MRRAGYPRLFAALADRGWSRADLAKLAGENIIRVLRAAEDVADPAG, from the coding sequence CTGCGAAGAGCCGGATATCCGCGGCTTTTCGCCGCCCTCGCCGACCGCGGTTGGTCCAGGGCAGATTTGGCAAAACTCGCCGGCGAGAACATCATCCGCGTGCTCAGAGCGGCCGAGGACGTCGCCGATCCAGCCGGCTAA
- a CDS encoding ISL3-like element ISMsm4 family transposase encodes MSWVFFRHPGQGTRTMVDGSSLLLDLDGVVVESVQRLEDGTRLVQVLTAPQWVGICPECGERSTRSKGWVQTGPRDVVVGSDRPILRWRKRKWLCPSTVCTRKVFTESVPGIPARARVTPRAKATMATAVLDEDRSVAAVAGQYRCGWHTVHDEVIATAEDALAGELAPVAVLGIDETRRGKAKWEHNPVLGRRVWVDRWDTGLVDITGDQGLLGQVNGRTSAAVIDWLAGQDPDWRAAITHVAIDLSPAYARVAREALPHAILIADRFHLVKKANDMVDAVRRRVTWTQRGRRGRKADVEWINRRRLLRGSERLTADQRATLFAKLLSADPNQDIAAAWIAKELLRDLLSCADRGGLRYEITTALDRFYRFCAACTVPEVIRLARTIETWQAPIIAALQTGLSNARTEGYNRIVKHVGRIAFGFRNPENQRRRVRWACTRRSRRVTPSRHQRHC; translated from the coding sequence GTGAGCTGGGTGTTCTTCAGGCATCCAGGACAAGGAACGCGGACCATGGTTGACGGTAGTTCACTGCTGCTCGATCTCGACGGTGTGGTCGTCGAATCGGTGCAGCGCCTCGAGGACGGCACCCGGTTGGTGCAGGTGCTCACCGCCCCCCAGTGGGTCGGGATCTGCCCCGAATGCGGGGAACGCTCCACCAGGTCGAAAGGCTGGGTACAGACCGGACCCCGCGACGTTGTGGTGGGTTCGGACCGCCCGATACTGCGCTGGCGTAAGCGAAAGTGGTTGTGCCCCAGCACGGTCTGTACGCGCAAGGTGTTCACCGAGTCGGTGCCCGGAATCCCGGCGCGGGCGCGGGTAACACCGCGGGCCAAGGCGACGATGGCCACTGCGGTGCTCGACGAGGACCGTTCGGTGGCCGCGGTGGCCGGGCAGTACCGCTGCGGCTGGCACACCGTGCACGACGAAGTCATCGCCACCGCCGAGGACGCCCTGGCCGGCGAGCTGGCGCCGGTGGCGGTGCTCGGCATCGACGAGACCCGACGCGGTAAGGCCAAATGGGAACACAACCCGGTACTCGGGCGGCGGGTATGGGTGGATCGCTGGGACACCGGACTGGTCGACATCACCGGCGATCAAGGCCTCCTTGGCCAGGTCAATGGCCGCACCTCGGCGGCAGTGATCGACTGGCTCGCTGGCCAGGACCCTGACTGGCGGGCCGCAATCACCCACGTAGCCATCGATTTGTCCCCGGCCTATGCCCGGGTGGCTCGCGAAGCACTGCCGCACGCGATCCTGATCGCCGACCGGTTCCACCTGGTCAAGAAAGCCAACGACATGGTTGATGCGGTGCGCCGCCGGGTCACCTGGACCCAACGGGGCCGGCGCGGCCGCAAGGCCGATGTCGAGTGGATCAACCGCCGCCGCCTGCTGCGCGGCTCCGAGCGGCTCACCGCAGACCAACGCGCCACGTTGTTCGCCAAGCTGCTCTCCGCCGACCCCAACCAGGACATCGCCGCGGCCTGGATCGCCAAAGAACTGCTGCGCGACCTGCTTTCCTGCGCCGACCGCGGCGGGTTGCGCTACGAGATCACGACCGCCCTGGACCGGTTCTACCGTTTCTGCGCGGCCTGCACAGTGCCCGAAGTGATCCGACTGGCCCGCACCATCGAGACCTGGCAGGCCCCCATCATCGCCGCCCTGCAGACCGGCCTGTCCAACGCCCGCACCGAAGGCTACAACCGCATCGTCAAACACGTCGGGCGCATCGCCTTCGGCTTCCGCAATCCTGAGAACCAACGCCGCCGAGTACGGTGGGCCTGCACTCGCCGATCACGACGAGTCACACCCAGCCGGCACCAACGCCACTGCTAA
- a CDS encoding dipeptidase: MAPRLHTDLKRLEAGGVTGQFWSVYVPPQQFTGPSAVSATLEQIDLVRRLVARYPDRLVLATTADEVERAGDRIASLLGMEGGHCIDGSLAVLRMMRALGVRYLTLTHHKNVSWADSATDDPVLYGLSEFGEDVVREMNRLGMLVDLSHVSADVMRHALRVTAAPAIFSHSSARAICDHPRNVPDDVLAMLAKNDGVCMVTFLPAFVSPAVARWHAEAKAEARRRGVQKGELAYDALMMELTEQSPPPVATLSDVVAHVEHVRAVAGIDHVGIGGDYMGAEAMPEGLEDVSGYPALRT; this comes from the coding sequence ATGGCGCCGCGTCTGCACACCGATCTGAAGCGGCTGGAGGCCGGTGGCGTCACCGGGCAGTTCTGGTCGGTGTACGTACCCCCGCAGCAGTTCACCGGTCCTTCGGCAGTGTCGGCCACGCTGGAGCAGATCGACTTGGTGCGACGCCTCGTGGCTCGCTACCCCGACCGACTGGTGCTGGCCACAACTGCCGACGAGGTCGAACGGGCGGGCGATCGGATCGCGTCGCTGTTGGGCATGGAGGGTGGCCACTGTATCGACGGATCGTTGGCGGTCCTGCGCATGATGCGTGCGTTGGGCGTGCGCTACCTGACCTTGACCCACCACAAGAACGTGTCATGGGCCGACTCGGCGACCGACGACCCGGTGCTTTACGGCTTGTCGGAGTTCGGTGAGGATGTCGTCCGCGAGATGAACCGACTGGGAATGCTTGTCGACCTCTCGCACGTGTCCGCCGACGTCATGCGGCACGCACTACGTGTCACCGCCGCGCCCGCGATTTTCAGCCACTCTTCTGCGCGTGCGATCTGCGACCATCCACGCAACGTGCCTGACGACGTTCTTGCGATGTTGGCAAAGAACGACGGCGTGTGCATGGTTACATTTCTACCCGCTTTTGTCTCACCGGCCGTCGCGCGGTGGCACGCGGAGGCAAAGGCCGAGGCTCGGCGACGTGGGGTCCAGAAGGGCGAATTGGCTTACGACGCACTGATGATGGAGTTGACGGAGCAGTCGCCACCGCCCGTCGCCACGTTGAGTGATGTCGTTGCGCACGTCGAGCACGTGCGCGCAGTTGCCGGCATAGATCACGTCGGCATCGGGGGTGACTACATGGGGGCCGAAGCCATGCCCGAGGGGCTTGAAGACGTTTCGGGATATCCGGCTCTTCGCACTTGA
- a CDS encoding DUF3297 family protein, with protein MSQDQNTDVPPNHLSIDPRSDFYSEEALQRGVGIRFNGVEKNNVHEYDVAEGWVRVEVPTAKDRRGNPMVVKVTGTVEPYFRDAE; from the coding sequence ATGTCCCAGGATCAGAACACCGACGTTCCACCGAACCACCTCTCCATCGATCCGCGTAGCGACTTCTACAGCGAAGAGGCACTGCAACGCGGCGTGGGCATTCGCTTCAACGGTGTCGAGAAGAACAATGTGCACGAGTACGACGTGGCCGAGGGCTGGGTGCGTGTGGAGGTACCCACCGCCAAGGATCGCCGCGGAAACCCGATGGTCGTCAAGGTTACGGGCACGGTCGAACCGTATTTCCGCGACGCGGAATAG
- a CDS encoding sulfite exporter TauE/SafE family protein, with translation MRSLLIFALVGLGAQLVDGALGMAFGVTASTLLVLSGVAAAQASAAVHLAEVGTTLASGLSHWRFRNIDWGIVLKLGVPGAIGAFAGATVLSSLSTEDAAPLMAAILLVIGMYVLLRFSLRTPPVFRSGATPHTAKFLTPLGLFGGFIDASGGGGWGPVTTSTLLSRGKTAPRTVIGSVSASEFLVAVSASLGFLVGLRAEFLDNIPIVLGLAAGGVVAAPLAAWLVSRISPALLGTAVGGVIVLTNAQKLVRYFGIHGGASTAIYTVIAVAWAGLVLVAWRTSRAPECVGADVDLEGLDQADISVEAPADEPGVPTR, from the coding sequence ATGCGTTCGCTTCTGATCTTTGCCCTCGTGGGCCTCGGCGCCCAACTCGTCGACGGCGCGCTCGGCATGGCCTTCGGTGTCACGGCGTCGACTCTGCTGGTGCTCAGCGGCGTCGCGGCCGCGCAGGCCAGTGCCGCTGTGCACCTGGCGGAGGTGGGCACCACGCTGGCGTCGGGTCTGTCGCACTGGCGGTTCAGGAACATCGACTGGGGCATCGTGCTCAAGCTGGGCGTGCCGGGGGCGATCGGCGCCTTCGCCGGGGCGACCGTGCTGTCGTCGCTGTCCACCGAGGATGCGGCCCCGCTGATGGCCGCGATCCTCCTGGTGATCGGCATGTACGTGCTGTTGCGGTTCTCCCTGCGCACCCCACCGGTGTTCCGGTCCGGGGCGACACCGCACACCGCGAAGTTCCTGACCCCGCTGGGCCTGTTCGGTGGGTTCATCGACGCCTCCGGAGGCGGTGGCTGGGGTCCGGTGACCACCAGCACGCTGCTGTCGCGCGGCAAGACCGCGCCGCGCACCGTGATCGGGTCGGTGAGCGCCTCGGAGTTCCTGGTCGCCGTGTCGGCCTCTCTGGGCTTCCTCGTCGGCCTGCGCGCGGAGTTCCTCGACAACATCCCGATCGTACTGGGTCTGGCGGCGGGCGGCGTCGTCGCCGCACCGCTCGCGGCGTGGCTGGTGTCCAGGATCAGCCCGGCCCTGCTGGGCACCGCGGTCGGCGGGGTGATCGTGCTGACCAACGCCCAGAAGCTCGTGAGGTACTTCGGCATCCACGGCGGCGCGTCCACGGCGATCTACACCGTGATCGCGGTCGCCTGGGCCGGCCTGGTTCTCGTGGCCTGGCGGACCTCCAGGGCACCGGAATGTGTGGGCGCAGATGTGGACCTTGAGGGCCTCGATCAGGCCGACATATCTGTCGAAGCGCCCGCCGACGAGCCCGGGGTCCCGACGCGGTGA